The nucleotide sequence TTGCGGCTTCATTTTATGATATTCCGGAATTTGTTTTAAACTATATTGTTATTGCTGTATCTCTTATCTGCCTATTTATGGTTGGCTTTAAAGCCGCCGGGTATAATGGTAAAAACGGTCTTTTAATAGGTGTGATAGCCGGTGTAGTCTATGCGGTAATCGTATATTTGATTGGCTGGCTGGGATTTAAAAGTATTTCGTTTTCCCCCGAGGCTATCGCTAACTTTGCGGTAGGGGGAGCTGTCAGCGGTTTAGGCGGAGTTGTTGGTATAAACAGATATACCAAGAAAAAACGCAAACGCTGATACATACAAGTTATAATAGTAAATTAATAATTTTAGTTTATATAAAGGAGAGGTTACTAATGAAGAGAATAAAGACATTAAACAGTGCTTCACTGAAAAACAGCGCATGCAAGGGCGGCTGCGGCGAATGCCAGACATCTTGCCAATCAGCTTGCAAGACATCTTGTACAGTTGCCAACCAAAAATGCGAGAACGATAATAAATAGGATATAAATAGGC is from Monoglobus pectinilyticus and encodes:
- the scfA gene encoding six-cysteine ranthipeptide SCIFF; this encodes MKRIKTLNSASLKNSACKGGCGECQTSCQSACKTSCTVANQKCENDNK
- a CDS encoding TIGR04086 family membrane protein; the encoded protein is MTSGAFQKSERQGGFSPGGFKREQSGGETSGGDKTISSLIKSICIGFGAALILLFLTSVAASFYDIPEFVLNYIVIAVSLICLFMVGFKAAGYNGKNGLLIGVIAGVVYAVIVYLIGWLGFKSISFSPEAIANFAVGGAVSGLGGVVGINRYTKKKRKR